GGGCTGCTCCGACATTGGGAGCAGCAGCTGTCTTCCGAGCCCCATTTCAAGAAAAGCGCCTATGCGCGGATGAATGTCGGCGACGGCAAGACGCGCCACCTCTCCGAGCGTAATAAGCGGGCGTTTCATCGTGGCTGCGATTCTATCGTCCGTATCATAAAACACAAAAGCTTCGACTTCATCGTCCGGTTTCGGACGGTCGCCGACGATTTCGGTGTAGTGCAGCAGTACTTCGGATTCTCCGTCGCTCAAAAAAAAGCCATAGGGCGACACTTCTCGCGCCACCCTGAATTTCTGAATCGTACCTGCAATCAGGCTCATGCGAACTCCACAACTTTCGCATCGGACCAAAGCCGTTCAATGTTGTAATACTCGCGCTCTTCGCGGTGAAAGACATGAACCACTATATCTCCCAAGTCAACGAGCACCCATCTGCCTGAGTCCATTCCTTCGATTCCGCGCACCCGTGCGCCGCGCGATTCCGCTTGCTTCCGAATTTCCGTCGTGATAGCCTGCACCTGTGTGTCCGAATTACCGTGACATATGACGAAGTAGTCCGCAACCAGAGAAATGCCCTGTAAATTGAGAGCTACAATTTGGTGTGCCTTCTTGTCCTCCGCCGCCGTAACCACAAGCTGCATCAGCTCGTCCGCTTTTACCGTCATTGCTCAGCCTCCCGTACAAATAATATCAAATCATTGCGGGCCGCCACGGTGAGCGGATAGATCCGCCTGCCTTGGGTCAGCAAATACGCAATCGTCGAATCAAAACCGGCAATAAGAGCCTTCTCCAAACTATGCTGGGCTAATTCCCGTATTTTATGCACATCGGGAAAATCACGTCCCGGCTCGATATAATCGGCCAAACAGACGATTTTGTCCATCAAAGTCATACCCTCGCGGCCCGAAGTGTGGTAGCGGATAGCGTCAAGTATTTCGGAGTCTGCGATTCCGAAATTATGCTCGGCGACAAACGCGCCAACCGGAGCATGCCATAGTTCTTTATCGAAGCTCAGCAGATCGGCGGGAAGCCTTTGCTCACGGATGACTGTCTCGAGCCGCGATGTCTGCCAGTATTTGGCTACGTCATGCAAAATCGCCGCCTGCTCCGCCCGTATCGGGTCCGCTCCGTAACGCTCCGCTAGCAGGACGGAACTCTCCATTACACCCAGCGTATGCTGCCAGCGCCGTTCCGGCATCTCGGCGCGCACGGCATCGATCATCGCTTCACGATTCATAGAGACCATTCCTTTTAATAAACGAATGCACCTTCTCCGGCAGTAAAAAGCGAATTGAACGACCACCCGCTTGCCGCTGACGGATTTCCGTCGAGGATATGTCAATTAGGGGCATCGAGGTAAGCGTCAATCGTTCACGAAGAAACGAAGGCAGCTTCTCCAGATCAACGGGCTCACCCGGACGCTCGACTCCAATGAAGTCCGCAAGAGCCGCCAGTTCTCCAATTCGGTGCCATCTCATCAGGTCGTTAATCCGGTCAGCACCTATAATGATGCTGAAGGAACGCTGCGGATACAACTCTCTGAGCGTTTGCACAGTATCGATCGTATAGCTCATACCGCCCCGTTCGAGTTCAATATCCATCGCTCGGAAATGCGGCTGAAAATCGATAGCCCGATAAACCATTTCAAGCCGGGCATGTCCTTCCGCACCAGGATCCCTGTCTTTAAGCGGCGGCTGAGAGGAAGGAATAAACCACACCTCGTCGAGCCCGCAAGTCTCGCGCGCCGTCTCGGCGGCAAGAAGATGTCCGAAATGAATCGGATCGAACGTCCCACCCATAATACCCACTTTTATCAATGCTAACGCTCTCCTTTCCCCTTATTTCGGATAATGA
This is a stretch of genomic DNA from Paenibacillus sp. sptzw28. It encodes these proteins:
- the yqeK gene encoding bis(5'-nucleosyl)-tetraphosphatase (symmetrical) YqeK, producing MNREAMIDAVRAEMPERRWQHTLGVMESSVLLAERYGADPIRAEQAAILHDVAKYWQTSRLETVIREQRLPADLLSFDKELWHAPVGAFVAEHNFGIADSEILDAIRYHTSGREGMTLMDKIVCLADYIEPGRDFPDVHKIRELAQHSLEKALIAGFDSTIAYLLTQGRRIYPLTVAARNDLILFVREAEQ
- the rsfS gene encoding ribosome silencing factor, encoding MTVKADELMQLVVTAAEDKKAHQIVALNLQGISLVADYFVICHGNSDTQVQAITTEIRKQAESRGARVRGIEGMDSGRWVLVDLGDIVVHVFHREEREYYNIERLWSDAKVVEFA
- the nadD gene encoding nicotinate-nucleotide adenylyltransferase, which produces MKVGIMGGTFDPIHFGHLLAAETARETCGLDEVWFIPSSQPPLKDRDPGAEGHARLEMVYRAIDFQPHFRAMDIELERGGMSYTIDTVQTLRELYPQRSFSIIIGADRINDLMRWHRIGELAALADFIGVERPGEPVDLEKLPSFLRERLTLTSMPLIDISSTEIRQRQAGGRSIRFLLPEKVHSFIKRNGLYES